One Spiroplasma endosymbiont of Cantharis nigra DNA segment encodes these proteins:
- the dnaE gene encoding DNA polymerase III subunit alpha — protein MEYLNLLNIHSCYNFLNSTIKIEDYLSFLKANNLNYGFYADKKTMYGAAEFYEKAKHVGINPILGLSIDLSFGTTLIYAKNNKGYQEISHISSYINENEKLDLEKLENFFWNKISNDVIVIAIFSIENVDNYLDKFNKILNSDNFFIGIDKQNYNYFSKKNNTVFANPINFLNENEFSVYKTLQAISEGKLISELENIDRNFYFSKDLIANYINIETHQNNLIKICSQIDFDNIFIFEKHFLKYPNSKKMPSKNYLQIICEEYLEEYLEFKKDLNKNLYQERLKYELDIINKMGFEDYFLIVHDMICEAIRLEILYGPGRGSAAGSLVSFLLKITKLDPIEWGLLFERFLNIERVTLPDIDLDFQDDRREEILEYLFNKYGKDNFATITTFQTIGIKNALRDCGRVFDIPINDINHMSKQINEKNVKDLSLALKDSEILKKYKDKYPQIFEISEKIIGLPRQTGTHAAGVVFSDTELYKVVPTKIGINGISQTQFSMNYLEEIGLIKTDILGLRNLSIIQEIVKNIKMIDKVNIKLEDIPLDDKNTFNLLRAGDTSGIFQLESAGMTDVLVKMKVDSIEDIALTSALYRPGPQDNIPLFIERKNNGFTNSLMDKNIEDILQSTFGIIVYQEQIMQMLQRVAKMSLSKADIVRRAIGKKDKNLMKDFQEEFINESIKNGYAKNKADEIWNYIEKFALYGFNKSHAIAYSLISYWMAYLKANYKASFYCSLLNGSIRNEIKTAQYLNEVKKAGFNVNPPTIKNPNSIYVFHNNMINIPMNIIKYIGPEFLKNIKKLFKTKKEVFENILLFIGNMKDNGLTEQRYIALVYSGAFDCFGFARKDLILRREQIFNLSETATLLNDPNISLDLKKRKDKPEEIVSFEKEYLGFFVSSHPLSLIRQKIINNNKLRTLNSLKDGGIVCDVLINIENIVTKNDKNGNEMGFIDITDETDSMIVTVFASVFESLKTKLNLGKNLIVKIKTQSFNNKINAVLLEVVKEL, from the coding sequence TTGGAACAACTCTAATTTATGCAAAAAATAATAAGGGATATCAAGAAATAAGTCATATAAGTTCGTATATTAATGAAAATGAAAAACTTGACTTAGAAAAATTAGAGAATTTCTTTTGAAATAAAATTTCTAATGATGTAATTGTTATAGCAATTTTTTCAATTGAAAATGTTGATAATTATCTTGATAAATTTAATAAAATATTAAATAGTGATAATTTTTTTATTGGAATAGATAAACAAAATTATAATTATTTTTCAAAAAAAAATAATACAGTTTTTGCAAATCCAATTAACTTTTTAAATGAAAATGAATTTTCAGTTTATAAGACATTGCAAGCTATCTCTGAAGGAAAATTAATTTCAGAATTGGAAAATATAGATAGGAATTTTTATTTCTCAAAAGATTTAATAGCGAATTATATAAACATAGAAACTCATCAAAATAATTTAATAAAAATTTGTTCACAAATTGATTTTGATAATATTTTTATTTTTGAAAAGCATTTTTTGAAGTATCCAAATAGTAAAAAAATGCCATCAAAAAACTATTTACAAATTATTTGTGAAGAGTATTTAGAAGAGTATTTAGAGTTTAAAAAAGATTTAAATAAAAATTTATATCAAGAAAGATTAAAATATGAATTGGATATTATAAATAAGATGGGCTTTGAAGATTACTTTTTAATTGTTCATGATATGATTTGTGAAGCAATAAGATTGGAAATATTATACGGTCCAGGAAGGGGATCTGCTGCAGGAAGCTTAGTTTCATTTCTTTTAAAAATTACAAAGTTAGACCCTATAGAATGAGGATTGCTTTTTGAAAGATTTTTAAATATTGAAAGAGTTACACTTCCTGATATAGATTTAGATTTCCAAGATGATAGAAGAGAAGAAATTCTAGAGTATCTATTTAATAAATATGGAAAAGATAATTTTGCAACAATAACTACATTTCAAACTATAGGCATTAAAAATGCTTTAAGAGATTGTGGAAGAGTTTTTGACATACCTATTAATGATATAAACCACATGAGTAAACAAATAAATGAAAAAAATGTTAAAGATTTAAGTTTAGCTTTAAAGGACAGTGAGATTTTAAAGAAGTACAAAGATAAGTATCCGCAAATTTTTGAAATTAGTGAGAAAATTATAGGTTTACCAAGACAAACAGGTACACATGCTGCTGGAGTAGTTTTTTCTGATACAGAGTTATATAAAGTTGTTCCAACAAAGATAGGTATTAATGGTATTTCTCAAACACAATTCTCTATGAATTATTTAGAAGAGATTGGTTTAATTAAAACTGATATTTTAGGATTAAGAAATTTATCAATTATACAAGAAATAGTTAAAAATATTAAAATGATTGATAAAGTAAATATTAAATTAGAAGATATTCCTCTAGATGATAAAAATACTTTTAACTTACTAAGAGCTGGAGATACTAGTGGAATATTTCAATTGGAATCTGCTGGAATGACTGATGTGTTGGTAAAAATGAAAGTTGATTCAATAGAGGACATAGCATTAACAAGTGCCTTATATAGACCAGGTCCCCAAGATAATATTCCATTATTTATTGAAAGAAAAAATAATGGATTTACAAACTCATTAATGGATAAAAATATTGAAGATATTTTACAATCAACTTTTGGAATAATAGTATATCAAGAACAAATTATGCAAATGCTACAGAGAGTTGCAAAAATGAGTTTGAGTAAGGCTGATATTGTAAGAAGAGCAATTGGTAAAAAAGACAAAAATTTAATGAAGGATTTCCAAGAGGAGTTCATTAATGAATCCATAAAAAATGGTTATGCAAAAAATAAGGCAGATGAGATTTGAAATTATATTGAAAAATTTGCCCTATATGGTTTTAATAAATCTCATGCAATTGCCTATTCGTTAATAAGTTATTGAATGGCATATTTAAAAGCAAATTATAAAGCATCCTTCTATTGCTCATTATTAAATGGATCTATTAGAAATGAGATAAAAACCGCTCAGTATCTAAATGAAGTAAAAAAAGCAGGGTTTAATGTAAATCCTCCAACAATAAAAAATCCTAATAGTATTTATGTATTTCATAATAATATGATTAATATTCCTATGAATATAATTAAATATATTGGGCCTGAGTTTTTAAAAAATATAAAAAAACTATTTAAAACTAAAAAGGAAGTCTTTGAAAATATTCTTTTATTTATTGGTAATATGAAAGATAATGGTCTAACTGAACAAAGATATATTGCTCTTGTTTATTCTGGAGCTTTTGATTGTTTTGGTTTTGCTAGAAAAGACTTAATTTTAAGAAGAGAGCAAATTTTTAATTTAAGTGAAACAGCAACTTTATTAAATGATCCAAATATTTCATTAGATTTGAAAAAAAGAAAAGATAAACCAGAAGAAATAGTAAGCTTTGAAAAGGAATATCTTGGTTTCTTTGTATCTTCACATCCTTTATCATTAATTCGACAAAAAATTATTAATAATAATAAATTAAGAACTTTAAATAGTTTAAAAGATGGTGGTATTGTTTGTGATGTTCTTATAAACATTGAAAACATTGTCACAAAAAATGATAAAAATGGTAATGAAATGGGTTTTATTGATATTACAGATGAAACAGATTCAATGATTGTTACAGTATTTGCTTCAGTGTTTGAAAGTTTAAAAACCAAATTAAATTTAGGAAAAAATTTAATTGTTAAAATTAAAACACAAAGTTTTAATAATAAAATAAATGCAGTACTACTTGAGGTAGTTAAAGAGTTATAA